In Crassostrea angulata isolate pt1a10 chromosome 4, ASM2561291v2, whole genome shotgun sequence, one genomic interval encodes:
- the LOC128180064 gene encoding WD repeat-containing protein 54-like, with amino-acid sequence MYRKEKPLVLKSSASSLSNNLSVLVALEKGVLNYAVVHKAVVNIISASTDGSTVNSRNIVCKEPSAAQQSTPMIIQAKWVCLPSRTVFVLTSLKGIQMFESDGSAMIYWHALGDVNSTDISEHANFGRGITGIGENFICIGTQLGEIHVFNVPAKGTNVTQKESLVGHRYPICDLASSGNQMVSSDEQGNIIIWSLSGSSFKQTHSINGSGFPCSTILMWKNVIVAGFGNGQIRLYSAETGKLAAQVNAHARWVTALDVASDNGMLLSASEDSYVRVWQLKEGNQMPEIEYVNQECVTDQQLVGVQFLHPQGKAFCTTGYDSCDLSFYVQS; translated from the exons ATGTACCGCAAAGAAAAACCTTTAGTTTTGAAAAGTAGCGCTTCGTCTCTAAGTAACAATCTTTCTGTGCTTGTTGCGCTAGAAAAGGGAGTCTTGAACTACGCTGTGGTTCACAAAGCTGTTGTGAACATCATTTCGGCATCCACGGATGGTTCGACTGTTAACAGCCGAAACATTGTCTGCAAAGAGCCATCAGCTGCCCAACAGAGCACACCAATGATAATACAG GCAAAATGGGTGTGTCTGCCTTCACGAACAGTGTTTGTCTTGACTTCGTTAAAAGGAATACAG ATGTTTGAATCGGATGGGTCTGCAATGATATACTGGCATGCTTTAGGAGATGTAAATAGTACAGATATATCAG AACATGCCAATTTTGGCAGAGGAATCACTGGAATAGGAGAAAACTTCATTTGTATTG gAACTCAACTTGGAGAGATTCATGTCTTCAATGTACCAGCGAAAGGAACAAATGTTACACAGAAGGAAAGTTTAGTAG GACATAGGTACCCTATTTGTGACTTGGCCTCCAGTGGAAATCAAATGGTTAGCTCAGATGAACAAGGAAACATAATCATTTGGTCCCTTTCTGGGTCGTCATTTAAACAGACCCATTCCATCAATGGCTCAGG atttccatGTAGCACCATCCTTATGTGGAAAAATGTGATTGTTGCGGGCTTTGGGAATGGTCAAATCAGGTTATACAGTGCAGAAACGGGAAAACTGGCTGCCCAGGTCAACGCTCACGCGCGATGGGTCACAGCATTAGACGTGGCCTCAGACAATGGAATG TTGTTATCTGCGAGTGAAGATTCTTATGTCCGAGTTTGGCAGTTGAAGGAAGGCAACCAAATGCCTGAG ATTGAGTATGTAAACCAGGAGTGTGTGACGGACCAGCAGCTGGTGGGGGTTCAGTTCCTCCACCCCCAGGGTAAGGCCTTCTGTACCACAGGCTATGACAGCTGTGACCTCTCCTTCTACGTTCAGAGTTGA